TGGAGGGAATCTCGATCCAGCCTTTCTGGCCGGGGAATTTATGCGACCAGAGGCGATTGTCTTTAACCGTGCCTTGATCTCCAAAAATTTCCACGGGGAAGGTATAGGGCATGATGCAGTCGAAATTGGCAGTAACTTTGCCGAGGACGCCATTGTCGAATTTCAATAAAACGACTTCCAAGCCTTCGTATTCCAACGGCGGCTTTCCGTCCGACCAGGCGCCAGTGAAATAGTTATATTCCCGTTCCGATCCTTTGCGCCATCCTCCGCGATAGGCGAAGACTTCGGAGACGCGGGCGGCGCCATGGCGTTCCGGCGAGGCGAACCAGCGGGCGGCGTCGAGGGCGTGGCAACCCGCGACCATCATGGCGCTGACGCCGTATTCTTTGCGGCGGGCGTCGCCGAATCCCGACCACCAACTGGCGATATTGGATTGATAATCCGTTTCGACGTAATAAATATTGCCAAGCGCTCCATCGGCGATCAGCGATTTGACGGTTTCGAAAAAGGGATTCCATCGCAGAACGAAACTAACGATGGTTCTTACTTTCGCTTGCTTTACCGCTTCGCGCATGGCGTACATCTCTTCCAGCGTATTGGCGATGGGTTTTTCGATGACGATATGCTTGCCCGCCTTGGCGGCCAGGATCGCGTTTTCGGCGTGAACATGCTGGGGAGTGCAGACGGAAACGATGTCGATTCCTTCTTGCTGCAAGGCTTGTTCGTAATCGGTATAAAGGCGGACGTCTTGCAAACCCGCTGCTTCAGCCCGTTGTTTGGCGCTTTCCAGCCTGCGGCTGGATATGGCGGCGATATAAGTATGGGGATTGTTTTGAAATGCTTTGATATGCTCGCCAGAAACCCATCCCGCTCCATGAATTAATACCCCCAGTTGCTTTTGCGGCATTGCGATTCTCCTTTTTTTGATAATGAACGATTAACTCATGTTACGCATTTCTATTCCCTCGTCCTTTGGGAGAGGGTTAGGGTGATGGGCTTTAAGTCCAATCGAATCAACCCTCACCTGACCTCTCCCAATCTTGGGAGAGGAATTGTAAAAGACGGTAAATTCCAAGAAAAATGACCATCGCGCGTAACATGAGCGATTAAGAATAATTATTCCGATAAAGGCAATTCGACTGCTTGCCCGGTTCTCGCCGATTCGTAACACGCCGCAAGAACCTCCTGGCTCCACAACCCGGCGGCGGCGCCCACTGGTGGCTTGACGTTATCGAGAACTGCTTGCGAAAACGCTTCCACCTCGGCGCAGTAGGTATTGACGGG
The DNA window shown above is from Candidatus Omnitrophota bacterium and carries:
- a CDS encoding Gfo/Idh/MocA family oxidoreductase, whose product is MPQKQLGVLIHGAGWVSGEHIKAFQNNPHTYIAAISSRRLESAKQRAEAAGLQDVRLYTDYEQALQQEGIDIVSVCTPQHVHAENAILAAKAGKHIVIEKPIANTLEEMYAMREAVKQAKVRTIVSFVLRWNPFFETVKSLIADGALGNIYYVETDYQSNIASWWSGFGDARRKEYGVSAMMVAGCHALDAARWFASPERHGAARVSEVFAYRGGWRKGSEREYNYFTGAWSDGKPPLEYEGLEVVLLKFDNGVLGKVTANFDCIMPYTFPVEIFGDQGTVKDNRLWSHKFPGQKGWIEIPSILPDSSDVSHHPFQAQMDHFVECIQNNRESHCNLEDAIHTHEIALAAQKCYEIGQPITLPMP